From one Chanodichthys erythropterus isolate Z2021 chromosome 3, ASM2448905v1, whole genome shotgun sequence genomic stretch:
- the LOC137004817 gene encoding ras-related protein Rab-26, with protein sequence MTVKNLLLRSSSHMELMMENTSDLETVEQGEPASDSAYGSSPVDTDTEEGQTLSTSTLTLTYNEELMHKTILVGDSGVGKTSLLVQFDQGKFIPGSFSATVGIGFTHLMKFGRVVDALCDAFVI encoded by the exons ATGACTGTCAAGAATCTGCTGTTGAGAAGCTCCTCACACATGGAGTTGATGATGGAGAACACCTCAGACCTGGAGACGGTGGAGCAAGGAGAGCCCGCTTCTGACAGTGCATACGGCTCCTCTCCAGTGGACACGGACACAGAGGAGGGACAGACACTCTCCACCAGCACACTCACCCTCACATACAATGAGGAGCTCATGCATAAG ACTATACTAGTTGGAGACAGTGGAGTGGGGAAGACGTCTCTATTAGTGCAGTTTGACCAGGGTAAATTCATCCCTGGATCCTTCTCTGCTACTGTGGGCATTGGTTTCACG CATCTGATGAAGTTTGGGCGCGTTGTAGATGCACTATGTGATGCGTTTGTGATCTAG